One genomic window of Paeniglutamicibacter sp. Y32M11 includes the following:
- a CDS encoding P-II family nitrogen regulator, with product MKLITAIIKPIRVETVSKELEKAGFTGLSVSEMQGRGAQAGRMEYYRGQAFAVEFRTKMCIELLVAEKDVDKAIDVIVANARTGDAGAIGDGKVWVTPVDRVVRVRTGEEGEAAI from the coding sequence ATGAAACTCATTACCGCAATCATCAAGCCCATCCGGGTGGAAACCGTATCCAAGGAATTGGAGAAGGCCGGCTTTACCGGACTGAGCGTTAGCGAGATGCAGGGCCGCGGCGCCCAGGCCGGACGCATGGAGTACTACCGCGGCCAAGCCTTCGCCGTGGAGTTCCGCACCAAGATGTGCATCGAGCTTCTGGTCGCCGAGAAAGACGTCGACAAGGCCATCGACGTGATTGTTGCCAATGCCCGTACTGGGGATGCCGGAGCGATCGGCGACGGCAAGGTCTGGGTCACGCCGGTTGATCGCGTGGTGCGCGTACGCACCGGCGAAGAAGGCGAAGCCGCAATCTAG
- a CDS encoding tyramine oxidase subunit B gives MTNIDFRYLSEADMIEAGVTDIARCVDVMEETLVLMRKGDYMMAGENGNSHGAMITFPQVPQHAGMPEDGPDRRFMAMPAYLGGRFNTTGVKWYGSNAENRKKGLPRSIHLFTLNDTDSGAPLAIMSANLLSAYRTGAVPGVGVKHLAREDSEVVAVVGPGVIAKSVIDATLTLRPGIHTVTIKGRSTSGAETFAAYVKDKYPQITTVEIADSIEAAIANADIVIATTTTDIAGSDAFPYFPKHAIKPGALLLLPAAARFDDDFIINDARLILDARGLYNAWAEEYQAEAYQLLGIPGTHFHDLMRAGKLDESKLEEIADVATGAIPARRNDEEIILYSVGGMPTEDVAWATELYRTAEEKNIGQVLNLWAAPVMA, from the coding sequence ATGACCAACATCGACTTCCGCTACTTGAGCGAAGCAGACATGATCGAAGCTGGCGTCACCGACATCGCCCGCTGCGTTGATGTCATGGAAGAAACCCTCGTGCTGATGCGCAAGGGCGATTACATGATGGCCGGAGAGAACGGCAATTCCCACGGTGCCATGATCACCTTCCCGCAGGTCCCGCAGCACGCAGGCATGCCAGAGGATGGTCCGGACCGTCGTTTCATGGCCATGCCCGCCTACCTCGGTGGACGCTTCAACACCACCGGCGTGAAGTGGTACGGCTCCAATGCCGAAAACCGCAAGAAGGGGTTGCCTCGCTCCATTCACCTCTTCACCCTGAATGACACCGATTCCGGTGCCCCGCTGGCGATCATGAGTGCCAACCTGCTCTCCGCCTACCGCACCGGTGCCGTCCCGGGTGTTGGCGTGAAGCACCTGGCCAGGGAAGACTCCGAAGTTGTTGCAGTGGTTGGCCCCGGTGTCATTGCCAAGTCCGTCATCGATGCAACGCTGACGCTGCGCCCAGGCATCCACACTGTAACGATCAAGGGACGCAGCACCTCCGGTGCCGAGACCTTCGCCGCGTATGTCAAGGACAAATACCCGCAGATCACCACCGTTGAGATTGCCGACTCCATTGAGGCCGCAATCGCCAACGCAGACATTGTCATCGCGACCACCACAACCGACATTGCCGGCTCCGATGCCTTCCCATACTTCCCCAAGCACGCAATCAAGCCCGGAGCTTTGTTGTTGCTGCCGGCAGCGGCACGCTTCGATGATGACTTCATCATCAACGACGCCCGCCTGATCCTTGACGCCCGTGGTCTCTACAATGCATGGGCCGAAGAGTACCAAGCCGAGGCCTACCAGCTGTTGGGTATTCCCGGCACCCACTTCCACGACTTGATGCGCGCGGGCAAGCTTGATGAATCCAAGCTCGAGGAAATCGCCGATGTTGCCACCGGCGCCATTCCGGCCCGGCGCAATGACGAGGAGATCATCCTCTACTCGGTCGGCGGCATGCCGACCGAAGACGTCGCCTGGGCCACCGAGCTTTACCGCACCGCCGAGGAGAAGAACATCGGCCAGGTGCTGAACCTCTGGGCAGCACCGGTCATGGCGTAG
- a CDS encoding allantoate amidohydrolase: MQQSNTTTLSTVTGLMGQISETGRDALRGGYTRPVYSHAEIELRDWFIEQAQSRGLSVEQDGNGALWAWWDLPTGDRTDAVVTGSHLDSVPGGGPFDGPLGVASALVALDLLKSRVQERTKALAIVVFPEEEGSRFGVACLGTRLMTGAITLEKALNLRDQDGTTFADVARANGLDTRLMGPDPTRLAHIGAFVELHVEQGLGLGELDHPVAIGGSILGHGRWRLSITGQGNHAGTTLMAGRRDPMVAAAQMVVTIRNIARDQPHARATVGRIEPVPGGTNVIASAVNFWLDVRHPDDAITAALIQRIHDTALDLAASEGCELSLNQESLSPTVTFDASLTARLQGSLMHAPVLDTGAGHDAGVLAAHVPSAMIFVRNPSGISHSPEEYVEDADAEVGAAALADALAGMLN, translated from the coding sequence ATGCAGCAGTCCAACACCACCACGCTGAGTACCGTCACCGGACTCATGGGCCAGATATCGGAAACGGGACGGGACGCACTTCGCGGGGGATACACCCGCCCCGTGTACTCCCACGCGGAGATCGAGCTACGCGACTGGTTTATCGAACAGGCACAGAGCCGCGGTCTGAGTGTGGAGCAAGATGGCAATGGGGCCCTGTGGGCTTGGTGGGATCTTCCAACGGGGGACCGCACCGATGCCGTGGTCACCGGTAGCCACCTGGATTCGGTTCCCGGAGGTGGTCCCTTCGACGGACCGCTCGGTGTTGCCAGCGCACTGGTGGCGCTGGACCTGCTCAAGTCCCGGGTGCAAGAACGCACCAAGGCACTCGCGATTGTGGTTTTCCCGGAAGAAGAAGGATCGCGCTTTGGTGTGGCCTGTCTCGGGACACGATTGATGACCGGTGCCATCACGCTGGAGAAGGCACTGAACCTGCGGGATCAAGATGGCACCACCTTTGCCGATGTGGCGCGGGCCAACGGACTCGACACTCGGCTCATGGGACCTGACCCCACACGTCTGGCTCACATCGGCGCTTTTGTTGAGTTGCACGTGGAACAAGGACTCGGGCTGGGGGAGCTGGATCACCCGGTGGCCATTGGCGGTTCGATTCTGGGCCACGGTCGCTGGCGCCTAAGCATCACCGGACAAGGCAACCATGCTGGAACGACGCTCATGGCGGGGCGCCGGGACCCGATGGTGGCAGCAGCCCAAATGGTGGTAACCATTCGAAACATCGCCCGCGATCAGCCTCACGCTCGCGCAACGGTCGGACGAATCGAACCCGTACCGGGCGGCACCAACGTGATTGCCTCTGCCGTGAACTTCTGGCTTGATGTCCGCCACCCGGATGATGCGATCACCGCAGCACTGATTCAACGCATCCACGACACCGCCCTAGATCTTGCAGCATCCGAAGGTTGCGAACTGAGCCTGAACCAGGAATCACTGAGCCCCACCGTCACCTTTGATGCATCGCTGACTGCACGCCTCCAAGGATCGCTGATGCACGCTCCGGTACTGGACACCGGAGCCGGCCACGACGCCGGAGTGCTCGCAGCCCACGTACCCAGCGCCATGATCTTCGTGCGCAACCCGAGCGGCATCTCCCATTCCCCCGAAGAATACGTTGAGGACGCTGACGCCGAAGTCGGGGCGGCTGCGCTCGCCGATGCCCTGGCGGGGATGCTGAATTAG
- a CDS encoding FAD-dependent oxidoreductase: protein MSQQTPRDTSEYVVIGAGLAGSAAAWKLAQRGYEVTLLERTTPANATSSSHGSARIFRYAYPEPFYADLVKQAKSGWDELEAIVGTQLINPVGAVDYGPTRDPRNLANILEQVGIEHELLGAAEARERFAGIAFDTEVLWQPGAGVIDAEASVLAMVAQAKKHGARVENNWPVKSIESTATGYRIHAEDGRTQDCAKVVVAAGGWLPQLLGNLSLPSGFISGIPSFEVFQEQAFHFPYADSDPESMAVWPTYIHKAAEFQSYGLPGGRDADFRGQKVAEYKGGRIMKDASEQDGVVSAANRERVINYVKTFLPGLIPVPYAETTCIFTSTPTEDFILDETNGITIMSPCSGHGAKFAPLLGDLAADLATGAAGVPQIFRPGSRAASLLV from the coding sequence ATGAGCCAGCAGACACCACGTGACACATCGGAATACGTCGTCATCGGGGCGGGCCTCGCCGGTTCCGCCGCAGCATGGAAGTTGGCTCAGCGCGGATATGAGGTCACACTGCTGGAGCGAACCACCCCGGCCAATGCCACGAGCAGCTCCCACGGCTCGGCGCGCATTTTCCGCTACGCCTACCCCGAGCCGTTCTACGCGGATCTGGTGAAACAGGCGAAATCTGGCTGGGACGAACTGGAAGCGATCGTAGGCACCCAGCTGATCAACCCCGTGGGGGCCGTTGACTACGGACCGACCCGCGATCCTCGCAATCTGGCCAACATTTTAGAGCAGGTCGGTATCGAACATGAGCTGTTGGGGGCTGCCGAGGCACGCGAACGATTTGCTGGCATAGCCTTTGATACCGAGGTTTTGTGGCAGCCGGGGGCCGGTGTCATCGACGCCGAGGCGTCGGTCTTGGCGATGGTTGCTCAGGCCAAAAAACATGGAGCACGCGTGGAAAACAACTGGCCGGTGAAAAGTATCGAATCCACCGCCACCGGGTACCGGATCCACGCCGAAGACGGCCGAACCCAAGATTGCGCCAAGGTCGTCGTTGCCGCCGGTGGCTGGCTGCCGCAGCTGTTGGGTAACCTGTCGCTGCCCAGCGGGTTTATCTCGGGAATTCCCTCCTTTGAGGTCTTCCAAGAGCAAGCCTTCCACTTCCCCTATGCAGATTCTGACCCGGAGTCCATGGCCGTGTGGCCCACCTACATCCATAAGGCAGCCGAGTTCCAGTCCTACGGACTGCCGGGAGGCCGTGACGCAGACTTCCGTGGTCAGAAGGTTGCCGAATACAAGGGTGGACGCATTATGAAGGACGCCTCGGAACAGGATGGTGTGGTCAGCGCAGCTAACCGCGAGCGCGTGATCAATTACGTGAAGACCTTCCTCCCGGGTCTGATTCCAGTGCCCTATGCGGAAACCACCTGCATCTTCACCAGCACACCCACCGAAGATTTCATCCTTGATGAAACCAACGGCATCACCATCATGTCCCCTTGCTCGGGGCACGGTGCCAAGTTTGCCCCGCTGCTCGGTGACTTGGCAGCAGATCTGGCCACCGGAGCTGCGGGTGTGCCGCAGATCTTCCGCCCGGGATCACGGGCCGCAAGCCTGCTGGTCTAA
- a CDS encoding LysR family transcriptional regulator: MELRQLQYFLVVADELHFGRAAELLSMSQPPLTVAVKKLEKELNVLLFDRSTRSVKLTAAGRMFRDGLTPVLADLGRVVSEVSEVNTGIRGKLTIGFVSSASYTVIPEAVRLFRERRPLVELALNPVTTDEQVDLLVEGRLDIGILRDPMRLPGMNLEQIHTEPLVLVLPEAHPLAALTTVSVDDFARENFILFPYKHMSGFFSVVHSLFDGHGQPKIVEQAIHQETILGLVAAGLGMSILPASVARFQMPGVAFRPITSNPQSILYMARGSANPAAEAFMDCLREVQ; encoded by the coding sequence ATGGAACTTCGACAATTGCAGTACTTCCTTGTGGTGGCGGACGAGCTTCACTTTGGCCGGGCCGCCGAATTGCTCTCGATGTCTCAACCCCCACTGACGGTGGCGGTAAAAAAGTTGGAAAAAGAACTTAACGTGCTTCTTTTTGACCGCTCGACACGCAGCGTGAAGCTGACTGCGGCCGGGCGGATGTTCCGCGACGGACTCACCCCCGTCCTCGCCGATTTGGGTCGCGTGGTTTCCGAAGTCTCCGAAGTTAACACCGGTATCCGCGGCAAACTGACCATCGGCTTTGTCAGCTCGGCCAGCTATACGGTCATACCCGAAGCGGTGCGTCTTTTCCGCGAACGTCGCCCGCTGGTGGAGCTGGCGCTGAATCCCGTCACCACCGATGAACAAGTCGACCTGCTGGTTGAAGGTCGACTGGACATCGGTATCCTGCGCGACCCGATGCGCCTACCCGGTATGAATCTGGAACAGATCCATACCGAACCCCTGGTCCTCGTGCTACCCGAGGCCCATCCTTTGGCGGCGCTGACCACGGTATCTGTTGACGACTTCGCAAGGGAAAACTTCATTCTCTTCCCCTATAAGCACATGAGCGGGTTCTTCTCCGTGGTGCACTCACTCTTCGACGGCCACGGACAGCCGAAGATTGTGGAGCAGGCCATCCACCAAGAGACCATTCTGGGTCTGGTCGCAGCGGGGCTGGGCATGTCGATTTTGCCTGCCTCGGTCGCCCGCTTCCAAATGCCCGGTGTCGCCTTCAGGCCCATCACCTCCAACCCGCAGAGCATCTTGTACATGGCGCGAGGTTCGGCGAACCCGGCGGCAGAGGCCTTCATGGATTGCCTGCGCGAGGTGCAATAA
- a CDS encoding SDR family oxidoreductase — MTSDQKVAVVIGGGSGIGAAVLSELATSGYKVAALSPSGSAKALAEQLGGVGLEGTNRSTSDLQAIVDLALAEYGHINTVINSSGHAASGPVLALSDSDWAEGLDLYLMNVVRMCRIITPHFQAANGGTIVNISTSSPFEPNLRYPISATFRAALASFTKLYTDEYGPEGIRMNNVLPGYTKDDPSTVPPEWTQKIPLRRAAGVEEVARVVRFLAGDEASYMTGQNIRVDGGASRSV; from the coding sequence GTGACTAGTGATCAAAAAGTCGCAGTAGTTATTGGCGGTGGTTCTGGCATCGGGGCTGCAGTTCTTAGTGAATTAGCAACAAGTGGATACAAAGTTGCAGCACTGTCGCCTTCCGGAAGTGCAAAAGCCCTCGCCGAGCAGCTTGGTGGGGTAGGGCTTGAAGGGACGAACCGGTCGACTTCGGACTTGCAGGCCATCGTGGATCTGGCGCTTGCTGAGTACGGCCACATCAATACCGTCATCAATAGCTCCGGGCACGCAGCATCCGGTCCCGTCTTGGCGCTGAGCGATAGTGATTGGGCGGAAGGCCTGGATCTCTACCTGATGAATGTTGTGCGTATGTGCCGCATCATTACGCCGCACTTCCAAGCAGCAAACGGAGGAACCATTGTTAACATCTCGACGAGCTCGCCATTTGAACCAAATCTGAGATACCCGATTTCTGCGACCTTCCGTGCTGCGCTGGCGTCGTTCACCAAGCTCTATACGGACGAGTACGGACCGGAGGGCATTCGAATGAACAACGTCCTTCCGGGGTATACCAAGGATGATCCGAGCACGGTTCCTCCCGAATGGACTCAGAAGATCCCGCTACGTCGGGCAGCTGGCGTTGAGGAAGTGGCCAGGGTCGTTCGATTCCTTGCGGGTGATGAAGCCAGTTACATGACCGGCCAAAACATTCGAGTCGACGGTGGAGCCTCACGTTCCGTGTAA
- a CDS encoding TetR/AcrR family transcriptional regulator, whose amino-acid sequence MAEVARLSGLPIGSVYWHFSNKEQLFSELIDFCFEKWKIDHTGPTNRDLLRRSIAGSAGGSVDPENRTEAFWILALLFALEKRLTGNAARERYLEVRKQMFELMVARVEPQIPDIVLADDPQFGRKMVVLGRALTDGFYIAASAGDDIDFLEFADLSASAVAALIDRQVEKISNGAAK is encoded by the coding sequence ATGGCTGAGGTCGCGCGTTTGTCTGGATTGCCCATCGGATCCGTCTATTGGCATTTCAGCAACAAGGAACAGCTTTTCTCCGAATTGATCGATTTTTGCTTTGAAAAATGGAAAATCGACCATACCGGTCCGACAAACCGCGACCTGCTCCGCCGGAGTATTGCCGGATCGGCAGGCGGATCTGTTGACCCGGAGAACAGGACCGAAGCGTTCTGGATTCTTGCCCTGCTCTTCGCGCTCGAGAAACGCCTGACGGGCAATGCAGCCCGCGAGAGGTACCTCGAAGTGCGAAAGCAGATGTTCGAACTGATGGTCGCGCGAGTTGAGCCCCAGATCCCAGACATTGTGTTGGCTGACGATCCGCAGTTCGGTCGAAAAATGGTGGTTCTTGGTCGCGCGTTGACCGACGGCTTCTATATCGCGGCATCAGCGGGCGACGACATCGATTTCTTGGAGTTCGCGGATCTTTCAGCTTCGGCCGTGGCCGCTCTTATCGACAGGCAAGTCGAAAAAATTTCCAATGGGGCAGCGAAGTGA